Within Streptomyces roseirectus, the genomic segment AGCGCGTCCCCCAACGGGCGTCTGTTCTTCAGGCGTTGGAGCACCAGGGCCCACACGAACGCCGAGTCCGTGCGCGCCTCCAGTGACAGCAGGTCGGCCGGTGGGAGGGTCGCCGCGATGCCGGACACGCTCCGCGGCCAGCTCTTGACGGCCCCGTTGTGGCTGAACAGCCAGGTGCCGGAGGCGAACGGCGCCGCCGCGGCCTCGCCGTCCGCGCTCGGCAGGGTCGCGTCGCGGACGGCGGCCAGCAGGGCGCGGGTGCGCACGACACGGGCGAGGTCGGTGAAGGAGAGGTCGGCCCAGATCGGCCCCGCGCGCCGGTAGCGGGCCGGTACGGGATCGCCGTCCGCGTACCAACCCACCCCGAAACCATCGGCGTTGACCGTCCCCGAGCGCTGGTGCGCCGGCTCCCAGGACTGGTGGAACAGGCTGTGCGGCGGGTCCTTCAGGAGCCGGCCGAGCGGCAACGGGTCGCCCACATAGGCGAGGTGACGGCACATCAGACGGCCTCCGAGCGGGCCGTGCGGAACCCGGAGAAGATCTGCCGGCGGATCGGGTAGTCCCAGTTGCGGAACGTGCCCCGGCAGGCCACCGGGTCCACCGCGAACGAACCGCCGCGCAGCACTTTGTGCTCGGGGCCGTAGAACACCTCCGAGTACTCCTTGTACGGGAACGCCTGGAACCCCGGGTAGGGGAGGAAGTCGCTCGCCGTCCACTCCCACACGTCGCCGATCAACTGCCGTACGCCATGCGGTGATTCGCCCGCCGGGTAGCTGCCGGCCGGGGCCGGGCGCAGATGGCGCTGGCCCAGGTTGGCGTGCTGGGGCCCCGGGTCGGCGTCGCCCCACGGGTAGCGGCGGGAGGTGCCTGTCGCCGGGTCGTGGCGGGCGGCCTTCTCCCACTCCGCCTCCGTCGGCAGCCGGCGTCCGGCCCAGCGGGCGTAGGCGTCGGCCTCGTACCAGCAGACGTGGACGACGGGCTCGTCCGGCGGGACCAGCTCCGTCACCCCGAACCGGCGGCGCAGCCACTGGCCGCCGTCGCCGTGCCAGAACTGCGGTGAGCGGATGCCGTGTCGGCGGATGTGTGCCCAGCCGGCGGGGTGCCACCAGCGGGGGTCGTCGTAGCCGCCGTCGTCCATGAAGCGCAGGTAGGCGCCGTTGGTGACCGGGGTGGTGTCGATGTGGAAGCCGGGCACCTCGCGGCGGTGCGCGGGGCGTTCGTTGTCCAGGGCCCAGGGTTCGGTGTCCGTGCCCATGGTGAACTCGCCGCCGGGGACGAGGACTTCGGGCGGGCCGGTGAACAGGGCGGCCGGCTCGGGGTCGGGGGCGGTCAGGACCTGGGGGCCCTTGCGGAGCTGATGGGTGATCAGCATCGTCTCGTCGTGCTGCTGTTCGTGCTGCGCGATCATGCCGAACGCGAAGCCGGCCTCGGTCAGGCGGGTGCCGTGGAAGTCGGCCTTCTCCAGCAGGTCCATCACCCGGCCGCGCACCTCGGCCGCGTACGCGCGGGCCTCGGCGGGCGGCAGCAGGGGCAGCGTCGGGCGCTCGGAGCGGGGGTGCTCGAACGCGTCGTACAGGCTGTCGATCTCCGGGCGCATCGGGTCGCCGCCGCCGACCGTGCGCAGCAGCCACAGCTCCTCCTGGTTGCCGATGTGGGCGAGGTCCCAGACCAGGGGCGACATCAGGGGGGAGTGCTGGGCGGTGAGGTCGGGGTCCTCCACGCAGGAGGTGAGGAGGGTGGTGCGGTCGCGGGCCGTGGTGAGGGTGGCGAGGGCCCGCGCGCGGAGGGATTCCGGGTCGGTGGGCGGGAGTTGGACGGGCGCGTCGCGGGGTGCGCCCTCGGTGTGCGCGCCGCGCTGTGCCCCCTCGGTGTGCGCGGCGCGCGGTGCCCCTTCGGCGTCGGTGGCGGATTCGGGTGTGGCCGTCATCGGGGAATCTCCTCGCCGTACAGGCTGTCGAGCAGGTCGTCGGCCGGGCAGCGGCCGGGGCGGATGTAGCGGTCGTGGTAGGCGGAGACCGCGTCGAGCACGGCGGGGGCCGCGCCGAGGCGGGGGAGGGCGTCGAGGGCGAGGGCGAAGCAGGTGAGGGCGGCGTCGTGGAGTTCGGGGTCGGCCAGGCCCTCGCGGGCCGCCGTCAGCCACAGGGGGTTGTGCGGGGCGGGGCTGTGGGCGCGTTCCGCGAGCGGCTTCACCGCGCGGTAGGCGCGCTCGGCGGCCTCGGGGTCGTCGAACAGGGCCGTCGTCACCGCGAGCGGGACGATCCAGCCGTCCTCGCCGGGCTGCGCGTCGATCATCCGCAGCTCCAGGTGGCCGCGCGGGCGGACCGGCGGGAACAGGGTCGAGATGTGGTAGTCGAGGTCGGCGCGGGTCGGGGCGCCGGTGCGCAGCCACTCCCGGAAGGTCAGGCTCTCCGGCACGTCCCAGGGGCCGCTGTCGCGGCGTACGCACATCACCGGGGCGTCCAGGACGAGGCGCGACCACGCGTCGCGCGGGGCGCGGGCGAGGTCGGGGCCGCCCGCGCGGTCCGGGCCGATCTGCGTCCACAGCAGTTGCCGGGTGGAGCGCCAGCCGGTGGGCTCCGCGCCGAGCAGCGGGGAGTTCGCGAACGCCGCGACGAGGACGGCGCCCAGGTGGTGCGCGAGCCACCAGCGCCGGCCGAGCCCGAGGGGGCCCGGTTCCTCGTACCCCGCGTCCAGGCAGACCTGCACGGACGCGGACGCGCACATCATCGCCCGTCCCGCCGGGCCGGTGCGGTCGAGGTAGGTCTCCATCGCGTTGTAGCGGGGTTCGCGCAGGTAGCGGCGGGGGGTGTGCCACGGTTCGGTGCCGATGCCGCTGAGGGCGAGGCCCTGGGGCGCGAGCGCCGCGCGGACGGTGGCGAGGTCGGCCGAGACCGAGTCCACGCACTGGGTGAGGGACCTCGCGGGCCGGGAGCTGAGCTCCAGCTGGCCGCCGGGTTCCACCGTCAGGGCCGAGTCGAGCGGGACGTTCCGCAGTGCTTCGTACGCCGTCCGCAGGCGGCCTGGGGGGATCGCGCCGCGCGGGTCGGCCAGGTCGTGGATCAGCCACTCGACCTCCACGCCGACGGTCCGGGGCGGGCCGGTCTTGAAGCAGATGCCCCGGACCAGGGCGTCCACCTCGGCCTCCGTCATGGCCGTGCGGCCGTCCGTACAGTCGCCGTCGTCACTCACAGAGTCGGACATTCGGGACCCTCCTGAGGTTCCACCATGCCACCGGTCCGGCTCGGACGGGTGTCCGGGCCGGGATCACTCGTCCCACCCAAAACCCTGGACGCGGATCCCACAAGGGGGCGAAACCGGATGCACCGGCACTCGATGTCGTGGTCATCGGGTGTTCCGGCGGCGTTCTTCCCGCGTCGGCGGGACGGGAAATTGCGTTGCGGGCGCGCTCCCCCGGCACGGACGATGACTGCATGAGCACGACAGGCGGCGTCGCGGTCATGGCGTCCACGGGGGTGATGCCATGACCGCGACGCCGCGCCCGCTCAGAACCAGGTGGTGCAGACCACGTCGGGCTGCCCGGCCACGCTGCCGCAGGCCCGCATGACCACGCCCGAGTCGCGCCACTGGACGGTGTGGACGTCCTGGCCGTCGGTGATGGTGGTGTGGCCCAGTTGCGACTCCCAGTGCGCGCCGCCGTCCGCACTGCGGTCCACCCAGATGTGGTCGCCGACGCCGCCCCGGCTGATCCGGCCCCAGCCGCACTCGGTGGAGTCGCTGTAGCGCAGCTCGATCAGCCGGCCCTGGATCTCCACCGACCGGCCCGCCGGGGTCCGCGCGTCCGACCCGGTCGGATCGGTGCCGTCCGTGCAGGTGGTCGCCGGAGCCGGGGTACCGCTCGCGGAACCGCACTCGGGCACCGGCAGCACGGCCGGCCCCTGGAGGTAGATGTTGCTCACCCAGCCCTGGTAGTCCGGCAGGTAGGACCAGACGTCGTTGACGTACCCCTCGGCCTGGACGACCCCGCCGTGGGCCTGGCAGGAGATCCGCACCGAGCGGGGCGTCGCGATGGTCGCCACCGGGCTCCCGTCGAGAGAGGCGCCGGCGCGGACGTTGACGTCCGAGGCCCAGACGCTGAAGTCGCCGCCGGACGGGGTGCCCGACACGCCGCTGAGGTCACGGCCGGTTCCGCACTCGGGGACGTCCGGCAGCACGGCCGGCCCTTGGAGGTAGATGTTGGTGATCCACCCCCGGTACTCGGGCAGGTAGGACCACCAGTCGTTGGTGGTGCCCTCGGCGGTGATGCTGTCCCCGCGCTGCTGGCAGTTCACCTTGACCTGCGTCGGGCCGTCCAGCACCGCGACCACCCGGGCGCCGTGCACCGGCTGCTCGCCGAGCCGGATCCAGGTGCCCCAGGTGCTGTGCACGGGCCCCGACGCGCTCGGGTCCGGGCCCGGCTGCCCGACGGTGTCCGGGTTGATCCGGATCGCCATGACGAACTTGTCCGCGTTCAGCACCCGGGCGTGCAGCGGCGTGCCCGACTGGGCGGCCTCGGCGATCCGGTCGCCGCCCAGGGAGATGGCGACGTGCTCGATGGAGTCGCCGTACCAGTGCTTGTCGCCGAAGAACACGATGTCCCCCGGTTCGAGCCCGCCGGGGCCGTAGATCACGGTGTTGTGGGCCGTGGGCGAGGTCAGCACCTTGACCTCGTTGCCGGTGGCGCCGCTGCCGACGATGTCGTAGCCCACGGCCTGCGACCAGGCGTACCGGACGAAGCCGGAGCAGTCGAAGCCCAGCACGGTGTCGTCGTGCCGGGACGCCTCGTCCTGGCCGTCGAAGTACCCGTACGTCTTGCCCGGCCGCGCGCCGTGGCCGCCGCCCCAGGTGTACATCGTGCCGGCGGCGACCTCCGCGCAGGCCGCCTTGACCGCGAGGTCGGCCAGCCGGTTCGGGGCCGTCGCGTACAACTGGCACGGCACGTCGGCGGCCCGCGCCGGGGACGCCGTCACGCCCACCGTGAAGCCGGTGCACAGCAGCAGGCCCAGCAGGAGAACCAGCCCGTGCCGGGTTCTTCGCACGACGTCGCTCACGAAACCCATCGCCCCTCCGTTTTTCCTCGCATGATCACGACGGGCGCGAGCCTAGGTGCGCGTCCGTCGTGATTTGTGCCGGAAGGGCCGGGTTCACAACGTCTTCTTACTGAACCCGCCGTTATGCAAGGGCAGTTGGCTACGTCCAGCCGTACCTCTCGTGCAGCCGCTGCCGCACCAGGTTGAACCGGCCCCGGTCGAGCGCGCACGCCTCCCTGCGCATGCCCGCCTCGTGCAGCCGCAGCACCCGGTCCACGTCCACCCACGAATCGCGGCCCGACTTGTCCCAGGGGCCGTTGCCGATCGGCACCCACTCGCGGTCCCCGTCGTGCCGCTTGCTGGAGAGCTGGACGGCCAGGAGAGTGCCCCGGGGTTCCCGGGCGACGACGAGAACCGGACGGTCCTTGCCCCGGCCGTCGTTCTCCTCGAACGGCACCCAGGTCCACACGATCTCCCCGGGATCGGGGTCCCCGTCGTGCTCGGGGGCGTACTCGGTGCGGACCCGGCCGACGCTTCGGGGGTCGGCCTCAGTGGTGGCGGCGGGCCCGAACCGGCCCGGGACGTCGTCTTCGGTGAACGTGCTCACGGGGGCACCTTAGACGGTGCGGCCGGACAAGTGAGGGCCGGGCATGTCCAGTTGTCCGCAACGGCGGCAACAGGCCCGGAACGCCGGGAAGTTCCGGGCGGGGCGGATGTTCTGCCGCCGGCAGGGAGTGCGCGCACGGCGAACAGGACGGCCCGCTCGGCCGGTTGCCCGCCGATCGGGTGACCTCCCGGCAGGCCGCGGACCACGTCCGTCCGTTTCCCTCGAAGATCGCGGACGGGCCCGCGCCGGACGGGGCCGCCGACCGAGGGAGCACGCATCCGTGAAGGTCCTGCGCACGGCAGCCGCTGTCCTGACCGCCTGCACCGCCTGGACGACGGCCGCAGGCGCCCAACCGGCCGTCGCCCACGCGCCGTTGGCCGCGAGCAGGGCCGGGGAGGCGTTCTACGAACCGCCCGCCACCCTGCCCGCGCACAACGGCGACGTGATCCGCACCGAACGCTCCGTCTTCCATCTGGACCCGCTCAAAGTGGTCAAGGCCGACGCGGACGTCCAGCGGATCATGTACCGCACGACCGACCGCACCGGCACCCCCGTCGCCGTCACCGGCACCCTCCTCACCCCGAACGCCGCGTACCCCGCCCCTCGCCCGCTCGTCACGTTCGCCCCCGGCACCCAGGGCCTGGCCGACAAGTGCGCCCCGTCCCGCCAACTGGCCGATGGCACCGAGTACGAGGGACTGCCGGTCAAGCACCTCCTCGACCAGGGCTGGACCGTGGTCGTCACCGACTACCAGGGCTCGGGCACGCCCGGCGTCCACACCTACATGGACCGCGAGGCCCAGGGCCGTGCCGTCCTCGACTCGCTCCGGGCGGCCCAGCGGCTGCGGAAGACCGCCGGACCCGTCGCCCTCTACGGCTACTCCCAGGGCGGCGGCGCCACGGCCTCCGCCGCCGAACTCGCCCCCGCCTACGCGCCGGAGCTGAAGATCGAGGGCGCCGTCGTCGGCGCCGCGCCCGCCGACCTCGACGCGGTGGCGGCCGGCCTCGACGGCTCCGCGTACGGCGCGTTCTTCAACTACTCCCTCTCCGGGCTCGGCGCCTCCTACGGCATCGACATCGACGCCTACCTCAACGCACGAGGGAAGCGGGTGACGGCCGACCTGCGCGACAACCAGTGCACGACGCAGGCCCTCGCCAAGTACCCGTTCCTCACCTCCCGGTTCCTCACCGCGGACGGCCGTCCCCTCACCGAGCGGCTGAAGTACGCGCCCTGGAAGGCGATCGTGGCCGACCAGCGGCTCGGCACGCGCAAGCCGGGCATGCCCGTCCTGCTGTCGCACAGCCGCCTCGACGACGTCGTCCCCCATCGGGTGGGGCAGCGACTTGCCGCCGACTGGTGCAAGTTGGGTGCCGTCGTGAAGTTCAGCACCAACCACGTTCCCGGTCACATCGTCGCCGCCGCCGCGACCGGCAACGAGGGCGCGCCCTGGCTGCGGGACCGCTTCGCGGGGAAGACCGCGCCGAACACCTGCTGACCGGGGGGGAGTTGGGGACCGGTGGCGGGGTCATGTCCCGCCGCCGGTCCCCAACTCGTACGCCTACTCCTCGTCCAGCGTCACTTTCCGCGGGGCCGAAGCGGCGCCCGCTTTCTGCGGGCCGGTCCCCGACAGAACCCCGGCCCCGGCACCGGCGGATCCAGCCCCGGCACCCCCAACTCCCTTGCCCCCGGCCCCGTTCGCCGTCGACGGCGCCTCGCCCGGGGCCATCGTCGCCAGCAACTGCCGGGCCAGCCCCAGCCCGGTCCCGCCCATGGTCAGCGCCTTGGCGAACAACTCGCCCATCCCGTCGGCCCCGTTGAGCAGCACCATGTTGTCGACGTTGCCGAAGGCGGACGCCCCCGCCTGGACGATCTCGGGCCATTTCTCGGCGAGTTGCTGGGCGACGACGGCTTCCTGGTTGTCGGCGAGGGCGGCGGCCCGCGCCTTGATGGCCTCGGCCTCGGCGAGCCCCTGCGCACGGGTCGCCTCGGCCGTCGCGAGCCCCTTGGCCTGCGCGGCGGCGGCCTCGGCCTCGCCGGTCGCGCGGGTGGCCGCCGCCGACGCGGCGCCGCGCGTCTTCGTCGCCTCGGCCTCCGCGCCGGCCGCCTGCTTGACGCGGGACGCCTCCGCGGCGGCGGCGAGTTCGGTCTCCTTCGCCTTGGCCTGCGCCGCCGAGATCCGGGCGTCGCGCTCGGCCTCGGCGAGGGTGCGCTTCTCGTACGCCTGGGCGTCGGCCGGCTTGCGGACGTCCGCCTGGAGCTGCTGTTCCCGCCGGTGCGCCTCCAGTTCGGCGACGCGGGTCTCCTGGACGACGACCTCCTGCCGGGCGGCGGCCTCGGCGAGCGGCCCCGCCTGACGGGCCTTGGCCGCCGCGTGGTCGCGCTCGGCCTGGTAGCCGGCCTGGAGGATCTCGCTGTCGCGGGTCGCCTCCGACATCCGGGCGGCGGCCTGCTGCTCCGCCTCCGTGGCGAGCCGGTTGGCCTCGGCCTGGGCGATGCGCGCGTCGCGCTGGACGGCCGCCGCGTGCGGCATCGCGAGGTTCTGGATGTAGCCGGTGGGATCCTCGATCTCGTGGATCTGGAGCGAGTCGACGATCAGTCCCAGCTTCTCCATCTCCGTCCCGCACGCCGCCCGCGTCTGCCCGGTCAGCTTCTCCCGGTCGCGGATCATGTCCTCGACGGTCAACCCGCCGACGATGGACCGCAGATGACCGGCGAACACGTTGTGCACCCGCTCCGACATCAGCCGCTGCTGATCCAGGAACCGGCGGGCCGCGTTGGCGATCGACACGAAGTCGTCACCCACCTTGAAGATGACAACTCCCCGCACCTTCAGGGGAATTCCCTGGTGCGTGACGCAATCCACCTGCAACTCGGTCTCGTTGAGGTCCAGCGACAGCTTGCGCACCGCCTGCACCCCGGGCAGCACCAGCGTGCCGCGCCCCGTGACGATCCGGAACCCCATGCCCTCCTCAAGGCCCTCGGTCCGGTGTTTCGAACCCGAGATGATCAGCGCCTCGTTGGGCTCCGCGACCCGCCACATCATCTTGAACAAACCGATCAGCACGAGGACGGCGGCGACCGCCACCCCCGCGACGACGCCGATGACCATCGGCATGCGCCCCCTTTGGATGGTGCCCTCTCGGCACCGAACGAAAGGGAGTGTGCGCCCCCGCGAGCCCCAGGAGAAGACGCCGCCCGATCCTTGTCACAACCTTGACGAATACGGCTCTCACCTGGGACTTCGCACGCTCAACTGTCGTACGCGGCCGTGACGTAGACGCTCCGGGGCGGCAGGTGCTCCACCACCATCACCACCGTCCCCTTCTCGATCCGCTCCCCGCTGTTCGCCGGGTACGCGAGGAAGTGCTCCGCCCCGCCCCGCACCCGGACGATGACCTCCCCGACGAGCCCGGGTCCGACCGCCCCCGTGACCCGCCCCATCAGCCCGACCATCGACACGTCGCCCATGGGGGAAGGGTAGGCGGGGGCGGGCGTTGCGCGAAGCGGCACTACGGGCCCGCAGTCCTGCGCGAACCATTGACGTGTCTCATTCACACCCCTACCTTCTGATCGACTTCCCGAACCCTGTTCGGCCGGTCGAACCCCCATGGGGCGTTGGACGACGCCCGCAGCGCCGGCCGGCCATGCCCGCACCACCGGCCGGACGCCTGAACCACCGAGGGAGAGCCGCCATGACCCCACACCCCCACACCCCGGCCCCGTCCCGCCGCAGCCTGCTGCGCGCACTCGCCGTGGTCCCCGCCGCCGCCCTGGTCCTCGGCGAGACCCCGGGCCTGCTCGGCACCGCCCTCGCCGCCGCGCCCGCCGCGGGCTCCGCCACCAGATACACCATCGTCCCGTTCCTGAACAGCAACGACGGCACGGTGAACGTCTACACCTCGGACGACGGCACCGACTTCCGCCTCACGAAGTCCTCCGCGTACACGCCGCCGAGCAACCGGATCCGCGACGCGAGCGTCTTCAAGCACACGGACGGCTTCTACTACCTCACGTACACGACGCACACCTGGCAGGACGTCAGCACCACGATCGGCTTCGCCCGCAGCTCCGACCGGGTCAACTGGACGTTCCTGTACGACTACCAGGTCCCGATCGCGAACCTCTCCCGCGCCTGGGCCCCCGAGTGGTTCGTCGACAGCGACGGCAGCGTCAACGTCATCGTGTCCTGCTCCCTCACCAGCGACGAGTGGATCTTCACCCCGTACCGGCTGCGCGCCACCAACGCGGCGCTGACCGCCTGGAGTTCACCGGTCGCCCTGGCGGGGATCGGCGCCAACCACATCGACACGTACATCGTGAAACTCGGCTCGACCTACCACGCGTTCACGAAGAACGAGACGACCAAGTACATCGAGTACGCGACGGCGACCTCCCTCAACGGCCCCTACACGATCCGCGAGACCGGCGACTGGGCGGGCTGGGGCAGCTACCGCGAGGGCCCCTCCGTCATCCAGCTCGACAACGGCGCCTGGCGGATCTACTTCGACGGCTACGGCGACAACACCTACTACTACAGCGACAGCTACGACACCTTCGCCACCTGGTCCGCCCCCAAGGCCCTGCCCGGCATCTCCGGCACCGCCCGCCACTTCACGGTCATCAAGGAGACCGTCTCCGGCGGCCCCAGCATCGCCAGGAACACCACCCGCTCCTTCCAGTCCGTCAACTACCCCACCCGGTACTGGGAACAGCAGTCCGCCCTGCTCAACCTCCCCGTGATCACCGGCTCCAGCGCGACCGCCGACAAACGCGCCGCCACCTTCACGGTCGTGCCCGGCCTCGCCGACGCCAACGCCTACTCCTTCCGCGACGCCTCCGGCAACTACCTGCGCCACTGGGACTTCCGCGGCCGCTTCGACGCAGGCGACAACACCACCACCTTCGCCCGCGACGCCACCTTCACCGCCCGCACCGGCACCACCTCCGGCTCCGTCCGCTTCGAGTCCTACAACTACCCCGGCCACTACCTCCGCCATTACAACTACCAGCTCCGGGTGGAGCCTTCCGACGGCACGGACGTCTTCCGCCAGGACAGCTCCTTCGTGCCGGTGACGGCCTGGGCCTGAGCCACACATCCCCTGACCTGGGAGGCGCCGTCGGCTGCGCCTCCCAGGCTCCGCTCAGGGTGCACGGCGGGCCAGCCACCGGTCGATCGCCACGTTGAGCAGCAGGCACACGGCGCCCCAGCCGGCGATGGTCGCCAGGTGGCTGCCGATGCCGGTGCCGTCGAAGTAGACCGCGGCGCGGACGATGTCGACGGCGGCGGGCAGGGGCAGGACGTCGTTCAGGCCGCGGAAGGCTTCGGGGACCATGTAGAGGGAGATGGCGCCGCCGGAGGCGGGGACGCCGATCATGAGGGCGATGATCAGCACGGGAACGACGCCGGCGATGCCGAGGGTGCGGGTGAACACGGCGGTGAACAGGGAGACGCTGAAGATCGTCAGGGCGCCGAAGCCGACCATCGCCCAGCCGTGGCCATTGATCGCGCCGATCAGGACGTCGAACAGCACCCACAGCCACACGGCCATGCCCACCGCCCAGCCCGCCATCATCGGCAGGAGCTGACGCAGCCGCTTGATCTCCGGCGCGCCGCCGCGCAGCGCCGCCATGATCACGAAACCGGACATGATCCACGACATGGCCGCGTACATGCTGTTGCTGCCGTTGGAGTCGGAGGCGTCGAGCGGCTTGATGTCGGTCGTCTCCAGCGGGATCCGCTGACTCTGGGCGACCTGCTGGAACATCCCCCGCACCGCGTTGTGCTGACCGGCCCCCGCCGCCGACGAGGTGTAGAGCTGCGCCGGACCGCCCTTGGCGACGGGCGGCACGTACACGCCGACGACGTCCCGCTCACGGATCCGGTCGGTCGCCTCGTCGAGGGAGGTGCTGGTGGTCAGGGAGACCAGATCGCCCAGGCCCTCCCGAAGCCCCTCGGCCGCCTGCTCGGCCTGCTCCCGCGAGGCGCCGACGACCACGACGGGCATGTCACGGATCTCCGGCTGGTGCAGGGACGCGCTCATCATGCCGACGACGACGGTGAGGATGGCCAGCGGGAAGGCGGCCACCGCGAAGTACCGGAGCCGTTTGGAGCGCACCGGGCCGCCGGACATCGCGGGCCGCGGGACGTCGGGGTCGTCGGACCCCGGGGTGTCCGCGAGGACGGCACCCTTGCGGCGCTCCAGCAGGAGGGCGAGCGCGAGGGCGGCGACCAGCCAGACGGCGAGTGTCAGCAGGTGCGCGCCCACTCCCCGGCCGTCGAAGTAGAGCACCGAGCGCAGCGCCTCACCCGCGGCCGGCAGCGGCAGCACATCGTGCAGGAAGCCGAAGAAGCCGGGCATCGTGTGGATCGGCGTGGCGAGGTTGGAGGAGGGCACG encodes:
- a CDS encoding ABC transporter permease — encoded protein: METATPVAEVSGAEPAPSEADRKREIVKRAFLFLIPFLMVTMMYATYMGTMHSPKTRDMPVAVVGSGAVAESVVEELGSVQDGAADPRLVAGRERALGLLKDRDVAGVLVVPADGSTEATVYTAQAAGASQAGMVKQILAPVAAGHDWTTRTEDVAPLPAGDSAGIAVLLAAIGMIMVGYVSLSGMMTAVPHLLALRRFLPLLAGWAVLTSTVTWLILGPIVGAVDGHYPAFVGIGLLATGAVGLGQLLFARFLGGLALLPGMLLWVVFGVPSSNLATPIHTMPGFFGFLHDVLPLPAAGEALRSVLYFDGRGVGAHLLTLAVWLVAALALALLLERRKGAVLADTPGSDDPDVPRPAMSGGPVRSKRLRYFAVAAFPLAILTVVVGMMSASLHQPEIRDMPVVVVGASREQAEQAAEGLREGLGDLVSLTTSTSLDEATDRIRERDVVGVYVPPVAKGGPAQLYTSSAAGAGQHNAVRGMFQQVAQSQRIPLETTDIKPLDASDSNGSNSMYAAMSWIMSGFVIMAALRGGAPEIKRLRQLLPMMAGWAVGMAVWLWVLFDVLIGAINGHGWAMVGFGALTIFSVSLFTAVFTRTLGIAGVVPVLIIALMIGVPASGGAISLYMVPEAFRGLNDVLPLPAAVDIVRAAVYFDGTGIGSHLATIAGWGAVCLLLNVAIDRWLARRAP